One stretch of Arthrobacter polaris DNA includes these proteins:
- the tilS gene encoding tRNA lysidine(34) synthetase TilS has translation MVSEFATTGPRARGRLDPTVGKARAMVGDLLGLKTTGKNRAVEHPPXILVGCSGGPDSLALAAVCAFFATRGEVRVGAVVVDHQMQDGSAEVAQATAAQLREMGLAPVLVRSVDLEHDGVGPEAAARAARFGALEATAHQVGATFVLLGHTMDDQAESVLLGLARGSGTRSLAGMRARRGIYLRPFLSLRRDETLAICQALGLVPWHDPANQDPAYLRVRVRNNVIPHLRAELGPGMVESLARSANILGHDADFLDELAAAEYEKLADRNVGKNVVNGTENGAVSVGSDEIALAEDALRXLAPALRMRVLALAAVELXXVQPSLERLSAAENLLARKGSAGPVQLAGKVSAWRISRNQSVPHDGLGYGKLVLRRSNSAPQSI, from the coding sequence GTGGTCTCCGAATTCGCAACCACCGGTCCCAGGGCCCGCGGCCGTCTTGATCCAACAGTTGGCAAAGCTCGGGCCATGGTGGGCGATCTTCTTGGGCTCAAAACCACCGGCAAGAACCGCGCGGTGGAGCATCCTCCCNTGATCCTTGTTGGCTGCAGCGGCGGACCTGATTCGTTGGCTCTGGCAGCAGTGTGCGCCTTCTTTGCCACACGAGGGGAAGTCCGAGTCGGTGCAGTTGTGGTGGATCATCAAATGCAGGACGGTAGCGCAGAGGTAGCCCAAGCCACCGCCGCTCAGCTGCGGGAGATGGGTCTGGCCCCGGTTTTGGTGCGCAGCGTTGACCTGGAGCACGACGGCGTGGGCCCGGAAGCGGCCGCCCGTGCAGCACGCTTTGGGGCACTTGAGGCAACGGCGCATCAGGTGGGTGCCACGTTTGTATTGTTGGGCCACACCATGGACGATCAAGCCGAGTCAGTGCTGCTGGGCCTGGCGCGGGGTTCCGGCACACGATCGTTGGCTGGCATGCGTGCCCGTCGCGGCATATATTTGCGGCCCTTCCTAAGTCTCCGCAGGGATGAGACGTTGGCCATATGTCAGGCCCTAGGACTTGTGCCGTGGCATGATCCTGCCAATCAGGATCCGGCCTATCTCAGGGTCAGGGTCCGCAACAATGTCATTCCCCACCTGCGTGCCGAGCTGGGGCCGGGGATGGTTGAATCGCTGGCCCGTTCGGCTAACATTCTGGGCCATGATGCTGACTTCCTTGACGAGCTCGCAGCGGCTGAATATGAAAAGTTGGCGGACCGCAACGTAGGCAAGAATGTAGTAAATGGTACAGAAAATGGGGCAGTTAGCGTGGGCTCTGATGAGATTGCCCTGGCTGAAGACGCGCTTCGGNGGCTGGCGCCGGCCCTGCGGATGAGAGTGTTGGCGTTGGCCGCCGTGGAGCTGNGGNGAGTGCAGCCAAGCCTGGAGCGATTGAGTGCGGCAGAAAATTTACTGGCCCGAAAGGGCTCTGCCGGACCGGTGCAATTGGCTGGAAAAGTCAGCGCCTGGCGAATTTCTCGCAATCAATCCGTTCCCCACGATGGCCTTGGCTATGGGAAGCTTGTTCTTAGACGCAGCAACTCAGCGCCACAGAGTATTTAA
- a CDS encoding inorganic diphosphatase: MKHDVTIEXPRGSRVKYEVDHETGRVRLDRVLFTSMAYPTHYGFFDDTLGEDGXPLDALVLLQDFDLHPGVVVDARPIAVFNMTDESGGDAKVLCVVDDKRFDHIQELSDVDEFLIKEIEHFFTRYKDLEPGKWVKAEGWADRAAAETELEASIKRFEATKH; the protein is encoded by the coding sequence ATGAAGCACGACGTCACCATCGAGATNCCCCGCGGATCACGCGTCAAGTACGAAGTTGACCACGAGACCGGCCGCGTTCGCCTGGACCGTGTGTTGTTCACCTCCATGGCGTACCCCACGCACTACGGCTTCTTCGATGACACCCTTGGCGAAGACGGCGANCCCCTGGACGCACTGGTGCTGTTGCAGGACTTTGACCTGCACCCCGGCGTGGTGGTGGATGCCCGCCCCATCGCCGTATTCAACATGACGGACGAGTCCGGTGGAGACGCCAAGGTGCTGTGCGTGGTTGACGACAAGCGCTTTGATCACATCCAGGAACTCTCCGACGTTGATGAATTCCTCATCAAGGAGATCGAGCACTTCTTTACCCGTTACAAGGACCTTGAGCCCGGCAAGTGGGTCAAGGCTGAGGGCTGGGCCGACCGCGCAGCCGCCGAGACCGAGCTAGAAGCCTCCATTAAGCGCTTCGAGGCCACCAAACACTAG
- the pheA gene encoding prephenate dehydratase, whose translation MTSVLTGSTLPLTFLGPEGTFTEAALLAVPGAASKERIPSTNAASALAXVRNGEAFAAMLPIENSIEGGVPATLDAISNGLELRIIHEVVVPVSFVLVAAAGVELADITAVGTHPHAWAQTRDWFGANLXAATHMPANSTAAAAHALLTGAAGFXAAVCAPXVAEQTGLNILAAGIEDNIGALTRFVLVARPGSLPDPTGADKTTLSIAQPEDHXGALMALLEQFASRGVNLSRIESRPTGQFXGHYVFSVDLEGHIRDARVADALRXLHRVTAEIRFXGSYPRADKQPPLIRPYNSDNAFDDAASWVQSLK comes from the coding sequence ATGACTTCCGTGCTGACTGGTTCCACCCTGCCCCTGACGTTCCTTGGGCCGGAAGGGACCTTTACCGAGGCTGCCCTGCTGGCTGTCCCGGGTGCCGCCAGCAAGGAACGGATCCCTTCAACGAACGCCGCATCCGCCTTGGCANAAGTCCGCAACGGCGAAGCGTTTGCCGCCATGTTGCCCATTGAGAACTCCATTGAAGGCGGTGTTCCTGCCACGCTAGATGCCATCTCCAATGGGCTGGAATTACGTATTATCCATGAGGTGGTGGTGCCGGTGAGCTTTGTGCTGGTGGCAGCCGCTGGTGTTGAGCTGGCGGACATCACCGCCGTAGGTACCCACCCGCACGCCTGGGCGCAAACCCGGGACTGGTTTGGCGCGAATCTCNCCGCAGCCACCCACATGCCGGCAAATTCGACGGCGGCTGCCGCACATGCGCTGTTAACGGGCGCTGCTGGCTTCNAAGCCGCAGTATGCGCACCCNTGGTTGCCGAACAGACGGGGCTCAATATCCTTGCGGCGGGCATTGAGGACAACATCGGTGCACTCACTCGCTTCGTCCTGGTGGCGCGTCCGGGCTCATTGCCGGATCCAACAGGAGCAGATAAGACAACCTTGTCCATTGCGCAGCCCGAAGATCACNCCGGCGCCTTGATGGCCCTCCTTGAGCAGTTCGCCAGCCGTGGCGTGAACTTGAGCCGCATTGAGTCCAGACCTACGGGACAGTTTNTGGGGCACTATGTTTTCAGTGTTGATTTAGAAGGGCATATTCGTGATGCGCGCGTGGCCGATGCACTGCGGNGTTTGCATAGGGTCACCGCCGAGATCCGCTTTNTAGGTTCTTATCCTCGAGCGGACAAGCAGCCTCCGCTGATCCGGCCGTACAACTCGGACAACGCCTTCGACGACGCTGCCAGCTGGGTTCAGTCACTGAAGTAG
- a CDS encoding zinc-dependent metalloprotease, translating to MSPQSKAAATSPASPSXVNWELAAKTAAKLAPAGPDLSGSEISAAVENLRLMAEKSVPHVHEISRLEAAXDLRDSEVLVVDRASWAKANTQSFAVMMDPVLRALADKQATTKRVXGAAPGSAGAAVSATVTGAQLGGALAFLSSKVLGQYDPFAALAPSTSSRQPASGGRLLLVAXNIITVERDLKVDPADFRLWVCLHEQTHRVQFAAAPWLRHHMLSEIEXLGTLLVGDSENFGERLLQSAKQLSGKQAKHSTATDSRTAKDPLNPHRGSVLDLLQNPDQKASLSQLTAVMSLLEGHANVVMDGVDQSIVPTVRTIRQRFNNRGKDRGIIEKFIRNLMGLDAXMRQYTDGAKFVRDVVAVVGMDGFNHVWTQAENLPTEPEIHNARLWIERMGL from the coding sequence ATGAGCCCGCAGAGCAAAGCCGCAGCCACATCACCCGCGTCCCCATCANTGGTCAATTGGGAACTTGCCGCCAAGACAGCAGCCAAATTGGCCCCTGCCGGTCCGGACCTTTCGGGATCAGAAATTTCCGCGGCGGTAGAAAATCTACGTCTTATGGCGGAAAAATCGGTTCCCCATGTGCATGAGATCAGCCGCCTTGAGGCAGCANAAGACCTGCGTGACTCCGAAGTGCTCGTGGTGGACAGGGCCTCATGGGCTAAGGCGAACACCCAGAGCTTCGCCGTCATGATGGATCCGGTTTTGCGTGCTTTGGCGGACAAACAAGCCACCACGAAAAGGGTCTNNGGAGCTGCGCCCGGCAGTGCCGGCGCAGCCGTCAGTGCCACGGTCACGGGCGCCCAATTGGGTGGGGCGTTGGCGTTTCTTTCCAGCAAAGTGCTGGGCCAATACGATCCGTTCGCCGCCCTGGCACCCTCAACCAGCAGCAGGCAACCGGCCTCGGGCGGGCGCCTGCTGCTGGTTGCCNCTAACATCATCACGGTTGAGCGGGACCTTAAAGTTGACCCCGCAGACTTCAGGCTCTGGGTTTGCCTCCATGAGCAGACTCACCGCGTGCAGTTCGCTGCGGCGCCGTGGCTGCGCCACCACATGCTCAGTGAGATTGAANAGCTCGGGACACTCTTGGTAGGCGATTCGGAAAACTTTGGTGAACGACTTTTGCAATCAGCTAAACAGCTCAGCGGCAAGCAGGCCAAGCACAGCACAGCCACGGATTCCAGGACAGCCAAGGATCCGCTCAATCCGCACCGAGGCAGTGTGCTTGACCTGCTGCAGAATCCAGACCAGAAGGCATCCCTGTCCCAGCTGACAGCAGTCATGAGTCTGCTGGAGGGGCACGCGAACGTGGTCATGGATGGGGTCGATCAAAGTATTGTCCCCACTGTTCGAACCATCCGCCAACGCTTCAACAACAGGGGCAAGGACCGTGGCATTATTGAAAAATTCATCAGGAACCTCATGGGTCTCGACGCANAAATGCGTCAGTACACCGATGGCGCAAAATTTGTCCGCGATGTAGTGGCCGTGGTCGGCATGGACGGGTTTAACCATGTCTGGACACAGGCTGAAAATTTGCCCACCGAACCTGAAATTCATAATGCCCGCCTCTGGATTGAACGGATGGGCCTGTAA
- the hpt gene encoding hypoxanthine phosphoribosyltransferase, producing MDSQDVQADLKHVLYSKEQIQTRVGELAAQIDADYQGRDVLLVGVLKGAVMVMADLSRALHSHVTMDWMAVSSYGSGTQSSGVVRILKDLETDLMGKHVLIVEDIIDSGLTLSWLRANLMSRGPASVEICTLLRKPAAAKVEIDVKYVGYEIPNEFVVGYGLDFAEKYRNLDFIGTLAPHIYE from the coding sequence GTGGATTCACAAGACGTCCAAGCCGATCTTAAACACGTTCTTTATAGCAAGGAACAAATCCAAACACGCGTTGGCGAACTGGCCGCGCAGATTGATGCTGACTACCAGGGCCGCGACGTCCTGCTGGTGGGTGTCCTCAAGGGCGCCGTCATGGTCATGGCAGATCTTTCCCGGGCCTTGCACAGTCACGTCACCATGGACTGGATGGCAGTTTCTTCCTACGGTTCCGGCACCCAATCCTCAGGNGTTGTCCGGATCCTAAAGGACCTAGAAACCGACCTCATGGGAAAGCACGTTCTCATTGTCGAGGACATCATTGACTCGGGCCTGACGCTGTCATGGTTGCGCGCAAACTTGATGTCTCGCGGACCTGCATCGGTTGAAATCTGCACCCTGCTGCGCAAGCCTGCGGCGGCCAAGGTTGAGATCGATGTGAAGTACGTCGGCTATGAGATCCCGAACGAATTCGTGGTGGGATACGGCCTGGACTTCGCCGAGAAGTACCGCAACCTTGACTTCATCGGTACCCTGGCTCCTCATATTTACGAGTAA
- the dacB gene encoding D-alanyl-D-alanine carboxypeptidase/D-alanyl-D-alanine-endopeptidase, with amino-acid sequence MGRTSXIVTSGLLICALAAVSVPVGMEIIPAFLPQDPAAVAVVPAAQEAPTTLNQIVGVSXLIDTVPLPGAAKLSAELKXTLTFDGAGTLSMYVADAVTGQELFSQDGQVARIPASNLKLLTAAAALRTLGTNTRFSTQAIAGSTANEIVLQAGGDAMLGAGENEPDATMGHAGLASLAQQTAKSLTAAGVKGPVTLTIDDTLFTGAALNPKWNDGDVDAGRLPHFPMALYAGRFSPETLGGPRXQDSAVAVAEAFARALEEAGVETTGTITRXKAPATVSDSGARESAGSAPSRKPGSVLATVASATVASQTQYMLRESDNYVAEVLGRMVAQKLGKEASNTGAVAAVRQVVGELGLSMDGIYTTDNCGLATGNLISPARLTQLLMLMLADPASDIAQALPGLPIAGLNGSLEQRFVTEPQLDGAGVVRAKTGSLNQVTSLSGYVINTQGRLLVFSILGNGFTDGAAAARPVLDAAASILAQS; translated from the coding sequence ATGGGACGCACGTCANAAATTGTGACGAGCGGATTGCTCATATGCGCGCTGGCCGCCGTGAGCGTTCCGGTTGGCATGGAGATAATCCCCGCATTCTTGCCGCAGGACCCGGCTGCGGTGGCTGTTGTGCCCGCAGCCCAAGAAGCCCCCACCACTTTGAACCAAATCGTTGGCGTGAGCNCCCTGATTGACACGGTCCCGCTGCCAGGTGCCGCCAAGCTCTCTGCTGAATTGAAANAGACCTTGACGTTCGACGGCGCTGGCACCTTGAGCATGTATGTCGCCGACGCCGTCACCGGTCAGGAGTTATTTTCCCAGGACGGTCAGGTGGCAAGGATCCCGGCGTCCAACCTCAAACTGCTCACGGCCGCCGCAGCACTCAGGACTCTGGGGACGAATACACGGTTCAGCACCCAAGCAATTGCTGGCAGCACAGCCAATGAGATTGTGTTGCAAGCTGGCGGAGACGCCATGCTGGGCGCTGGCGAGAATGAACCGGATGCCACCATGGGCCATGCCGGACTGGCAAGTTTGGCCCAACAAACGGCGAAATCGCTCACAGCGGCAGGAGTCAAGGGCCCGGTCACCCTCACCATTGACGACACCTTGTTCACCGGAGCCGCGCTGAATCCCAAGTGGAATGATGGTGACGTCGATGCGGGGAGATTGCCCCATTTCCCCATGGCACTTTATGCAGGACGGTTTTCTCCGGAGACATTAGGCGGCCCTCGCNCCCAAGATTCAGCAGTAGCTGTAGCGGAGGCCTTTGCCCGCGCACTTGAAGAAGCAGGGGTTGAAACAACAGGGACCATCACCAGGNGGAAGGCTCCGGCCACGGTCAGTGACAGCGGTGCCCGTGAGAGCGCTGGAAGCGCACCTTCGAGGAAGCCCGGCTCGGTACTGGCCACGGTGGCATCAGCCACTGTGGCCAGCCAAACCCAATACATGCTGCGGGAATCGGATAACTATGTGGCCGAAGTACTTGGCCGCATGGTGGCCCAGAAGTTGGGTAAGGAAGCCAGTAACACAGGGGCTGTGGCCGCTGTTCGCCAGGTGGTGGGTGAGCTGGGTCTGTCCATGGACGGCATTTACACAACGGATAATTGTGGCCTGGCAACCGGGAACTTGATCAGTCCCGCACGTTTGACGCAATTGTTGATGCTGATGTTGGCGGATCCAGCATCAGATATTGCTCAGGCACTTCCCGGGCTGCCTATCGCAGGACTCAACGGCTCCTTGGAACAGCGTTTTGTGACGGAGCCCCAACTCGACGGCGCCGGAGTGGTGCGCGCCAAGACGGGATCCTTGAACCAGGTGACGAGCTTGTCAGGTTATGTGATCAATACCCAAGGCAGGCTGCTTGTTTTCTCGATCTTGGGCAACGGTTTCACGGACGGTGCCGCTGCAGCCAGGCCCGTCCTTGACGCTGCGGCCAGCATTTTGGCGCAAAGTTAG
- a CDS encoding MFS transporter: MKRSVPVWLAITAASLPLFMATLDNLVVTNALPVIHERIGASVEELQWVVNAYSLSFATFMLLAVGLGDRFGRRRIFLLGLAVFTLASAGSALSASPTQLIIFRAIQGLGSAAIMPLSLTLLAGSVSTALRPLAIGIWGGVSGLGVALGPLIGGAVVXGWNWQAIFWLNVPIGIISIPLIFLALPNSFGARVKADVIGLLLSGLGLFGLVFGIVRGNDVGWSSLEVLLPLVGGCVLLLAFIFWESHASAPLLPLRLFRDRXFSVANIVGFTFSFGXFGCVFILIQFLXIVQGHSPLQAGLMTMPWTLAPMFVAPLAGLLAPRLGTRTLMITGLALLTVAMFWLAATLSANEPYSLMVPGFLAAGIGMGLVFAPMSTAVLANMHPNDHAKASGANASLREVGVALGVAVLTAVFTGAGGQLTPTSYVNAAIPAVYVGASVLVVALVSAFWLPSLSHSRELAALLAQAEAHGSDSTARPSPHQAAVDFRK, encoded by the coding sequence ATGAAACGTTCCGTCCCTGTTTGGCTGGCCATCACTGCCGCCTCGCTACCCCTNTTCATGGCCACCTTGGATAATTTGGTGGTCACCAACGCACTTCCGGTCATCCACGAGAGAATCGGCGCCAGCGTTGAAGAGCTGCAGTGGGTTGTCAACGCGTATTCACTGAGTTTCGCCACGTTCATGCTGCTAGCAGTCGGTCTGGGAGACAGATTTGGCCGCCGCCGCATCTTCTTGCTCGGGTTGGCGGTTTTCACCCTCGCATCAGCTGGCTCCGCCCTGAGTGCCAGCCCCACCCAGCTCATCATCTTCCGGGCCATCCAAGGTTTGGGGTCAGCGGCGATCATGCCGCTGTCACTGACATTGCTGGCCGGCTCCGTCAGCACCGCATTACGNCCCCTAGCCATCGGCATTTGGGGTGGCGTGTCCGGNCTTGGCGTCGCCCTTGGCCCGTTGATTGGCGGGGCAGTGGTTGANGGGTGGAACTGGCAGGCCATCTTCTGGCTCAACGTGCCCATCGGCATCATTTCCATCCCACTGATATTCCTGGCCCTGCCCAACAGCTTCGGCGCCCGCGTCAAAGCCGATGTCATTGGTCTGCTGCTCTCAGGGCTTGGCCTGTTTGGCCTGGTTTTCGGNATTGTTCGCGGGAACGACGTCGGCTGGTCAAGTCTTGAAGTGTTGCTGCCTCTAGTGGGTGGTTGCGTGTTGCTGCTGGCTTTTATCTTCTGGGAATCACACGCCAGCGCCCCACTGCTACCCTTACGTCTTTTCCGGGACCGCAGNTTTTCCGTGGCGAACATTGTGGGTTTCACCTTCAGCTTTGGCATNTTTGGTTGCGTGTTCATCCTGATCCAATTTCTGCANATTGTGCAGGGTCACAGTCCACTGCAAGCTGGCCTGATGACTATGCCTTGGACGCTGGCTCCCATGTTCGTGGCACCGCTAGCCGGATTGCTTGCGCCGCGCCTAGGCACACGCACACTCATGATCACGGGGTTAGCACTGCTGACAGTTGCCATGTTTTGGCTGGCCGCGACTCTGTCAGCGAACGAACCGTATTCACTCATGGTGCCAGGGTTCTTGGCGGCCGGGATCGGCATGGGGTTGGTCTTTGCCCCGATGTCCACGGCTGTGCTGGCAAATATGCACCCCAACGATCATGCCAAGGCCTCCGGCGCCAACGCCTCCCTGCGTGAAGTTGGTGTCGCCTTGGGCGTGGCCGTCCTGACGGCAGTATTTACCGGTGCTGGAGGGCAGCTGACACCCACAAGCTATGTCAATGCAGCAATTCCGGCCGTCTACGTTGGTGCGTCAGTGCTGGTGGTGGCCTTGGTGTCAGCGTTCTGGTTACCCTCATTGAGCCACTCACGTGAACTGGCAGCTCTGCTTGCCCAAGCCGAAGCCCACGGCTCAGACTCCACAGCGCGCCCTTCGCCGCACCAGGCTGCGGTGGACTTTAGAAAGTAA
- a CDS encoding HAD family hydrolase — MTITANSANPGIDDRAISTQNLLVALDVDGTLVDHDGFMTEGVREAARAVVTAGHEVIIATGRSLGAVLPVVEQVGLVRGYAVCSNGGVTLRLDPSLERGYEIIARETFSPKEALTTLWEKIPGARFAVEDADGNFLSTSRFQDGSFGIEARGVDFHHLLETEAVRVVVNSAEASTAEFSAAIAAAGLQXVTYAVGWSAWLDIAAAGVTKATALEKLRVSLGISAELTVAVGDGSNDIDMLRWASRGVAMGQAEQHVKDAANEITGSVYDDGAAAILRSLLG, encoded by the coding sequence ATGACAATAACTGCAAATTCAGCAAACCCCGGCATCGATGACCGGGCAATCTCAACCCAAAACCTGCTTGTGGCACTGGATGTGGATGGCACTCTGGTTGACCACGACGGTTTCATGACAGAGGGTGTCCGTGAAGCTGCCCGTGCCGTAGTGACCGCCGGGCATGAGGTCATTATTGCCACGGGACGTTCCTTAGGTGCTGTGCTGCCCGTGGTGGAACAGGTGGGATTGGTTCGAGGCTATGCCGTGTGTTCCAACGGCGGCGTCACACTACGGCTGGACCCTTCATTAGAACGTGGCTATGAGATTATTGCCCGGGAAACGTTCAGCCCCAAGGAGGCCCTGACCACCCTGTGGGAGAAGATTCCCGGTGCACGCTTTGCTGTGGAAGACGCTGACGGTAACTTTCTTTCCACCTCCCGCTTCCAAGACGGCAGCTTTGGCATCGAAGCCCGCGGCGTGGACTTCCACCACTTGTTAGAAACCGAGGCAGTGCGCGTTGTTGTCAATAGTGCCGAAGCCAGCACCGCCGAATTTTCGGCAGCCATCGCAGCGGCTGGCTTACAGNGGGTGACGTACGCCGTCGGCTGGAGCGCCTGGTTGGATATTGCCGCGGCCGGTGTCACCAAGGCCACCGCGTTGGAGAAGTTACGCGTCAGCTTGGGTATTTCCGCAGAGCTCACGGTCGCCGTGGGTGATGGCTCCAACGATATTGACATGCTGCGTTGGGCCAGCAGGGGAGTGGCTATGGGCCAGGCTGAGCAACACGTCAAGGACGCTGCCAATGAGATTACCGGGTCAGTGTATGACGACGGGGCTGCCGCTATCTTGCGTAGCCTGCTCGGCTAA
- a CDS encoding diacylglycerol kinase family protein, protein MPTELLVVIIVAAIVLAIAFSWLGVRKLAQKHTRSAVADFPHKIHLAKQQVVFIYNPTKHGAEDAKTLISRSVSKADWPRPXFLQTTAADPGFAMAVAALDAKADVVIVGGGDGTVRAVAQTLRRTEVPLAIIPLGTGNLLARNLELDVTDIAGNVQIALFGHQRHIDAGLMEIEDGVTGSVSKHSFMVIAGLGMDAEVMNDTKSKLKDHVGWLAYSEAGLRHMAGPRKKVSIALDNEPAQQRKVRSVLFANCGQLPGGIDFVPGALIDDGVLDVVVIXPRSAIGWLAMAGKVVFQHKNHLPVIDXYRSRNLTIRTVLPVQTQIDGDPSGPATRVKVSVEPKAVLVRVAAPNNLENDGITLGMGGTSGRFSQFPGAGTVP, encoded by the coding sequence ATGCCAACTGAACTTCTTGTCGTCATCATTGTGGCCGCCATTGTGCTTGCCATCGCCTTTAGCTGGCTGGGTGTTCGCAAGCTTGCCCAAAAGCATACGCGCAGCGCCGTGGCCGATTTCCCACACAAAATTCATTTGGCAAAACAGCAGGTTGTGTTTATTTACAACCCCACTAAGCATGGGGCCGAGGACGCNAAAACGCTCATCTCCCGCTCCGTGTCCAAAGCTGACTGGCCNCGCCCCATNTTTCTCCAGACCACTGCTGCGGACCCCGGCTTCGCCATGGCTGTTGCTGCACTAGATGCCAAGGCCGACGTCGTTATTGTCGGTGGCGGCGACGGCACAGTCCGCGCCGTGGCCCAGACCCTGCGCCGCACTGAAGTCCCCTTAGCCATCATTCCGTTGGGCACAGGCAATCTGCTGGCTCGCAACCTTGAACTTGATGTCACTGATATTGCCGGCAACGTCCAAATTGCTTTGTTCGGACACCAACGTCACATCGACGCAGGACTAATGGAAATCGAGGACGGTGTCACCGGGTCGGTTTCAAAGCACTCGTTCATGGTGATCGCAGGCCTTGGCATGGATGCTGAGGTCATGAACGACACCAAGTCCAAGCTGAAGGACCATGTTGGCTGGTTGGCTTACAGCGAGGCTGGCCTGCGGCATATGGCGGGTCCGCGCAAGAAGGTCAGCATCGCCCTTGACAATGAACCAGCCCAACAGCGCAAAGTCCGTTCGGTGTTGTTTGCCAACTGCGGCCAACTCCCCGGCGGTATTGACTTTGTCCCCGGCGCTTTGATTGACGACGGCGTCCTGGACGTTGTGGTGATCAGNCCCCGCAGCGCCATTGGCTGGCTGGCGATGGCAGGCAAAGTGGTGTTCCAACATAAGAACCACCTGCCCGTAATTGACTTNTACCGGTCCCGGAACTTGACGATCCGCACAGTATTGCCTGTTCAGACACAGATCGATGGTGATCCCTCAGGCCCCGCCACCCGCGTGAAAGTCAGCGTTGAACCTAAGGCTGTACTGGTGCGCGTTGCCGCGCCGAATAACCTGGAAAATGACGGGATAACCCTGGGTATGGGCGGCACTAGCGGCCGTTTTAGTCAGTTTCCGGGCGCTGGGACTGTTCCTTGA
- the serS gene encoding serine--tRNA ligase: MIDVRXLCENPENYRASQRARGAEPSVVDSIIAADSARKLAITSFEALRAAQNAYGKXVAKAKGEEXLALLAEVKELAVAVKAASSASDAAAAEQDALVRSMANLISEGVPEGGEDDYIVVKTVGTPREFPDFKPKDHLEIGELIGAIDMERGAKVSGSRFYFLKGVXARLEMALLQMAMDQAIEAGFTPMITXTLVLPETMAGTGFDVEHDAEIYRLAEDNLYLVGTSEVALAGYHGNEIINVDEPIRFAGWSSCYRREAGSHGKDTRGIIRVHQFNKVEMFVYTTVEKAAEEHQRLLAWEEEMLAKVELPYRVIDTAAGDLGGSAARKFDCEAWVPTQGDYRELTSTSNCTTYQARRLNIRERLVTDDGGKGGTRAVATLNGTLATTRWIVAILEHHQNADGSVNVPVALRKYLGGMEVFPVL; the protein is encoded by the coding sequence GTGATCGATGTACGGNACCTCTGCGAAAATCCTGAAAATTACCGTGCCAGCCAGCGTGCCCGTGGTGCCGAACCGTCTGTGGTGGACTCCATCATCGCCGCCGACAGCGCCCGCAAGTTAGCGATCACCTCTTTTGAGGCCTTGCGCGCTGCACAAAATGCCTATGGCAAANAGGTGGCAAAGGCCAAGGGTGAAGAANAACTTGCCCTTCTGGCCGAGGTCAAGGAGCTAGCTGTTGCCGTAAAGGCAGCCTCCAGTGCTTCTGACGCGGCTGCCGCTGAGCAAGATGCGCTGGTGCGCAGTATGGCCAACCTGATCTCCGAGGGTGTTCCGGAAGGCGGCGAGGATGACTACATCGTGGTCAAAACCGTTGGTACGCCCCGTGAATTCCCAGACTTCAAGCCGAAAGACCACTTAGAAATCGGTGAGCTGATCGGGGCCATCGACATGGAACGCGGCGCCAAAGTGTCAGGTTCGCGCTTCTACTTCCTCAAGGGAGTGNGGGCACGCCTAGAAATGGCGCTGCTACAGATGGCCATGGATCAGGCCATCGAAGCCGGCTTCACGCCCATGATCACCNCCACGCTGGTCCTGCCCGAAACCATGGCTGGCACCGGCTTTGATGTGGAACACGACGCCGAAATTTACCGCCTCGCCGAAGACAACCTGTACCTGGTGGGCACCTCCGAGGTGGCGTTGGCCGGTTACCACGGTAATGAAATCATCAACGTTGATGAGCCCATCCGCTTCGCCGGGTGGTCCTCCTGCTACCGCCGCGAGGCAGGCTCGCACGGTAAGGACACCCGCGGGATCATCCGTGTGCACCAGTTCAACAAGGTGGAAATGTTTGTTTACACCACAGTGGAAAAGGCTGCCGAAGAGCACCAGCGCCTGCTGGCTTGGGAAGAGGAAATGCTGGCGAAGGTCGAGCTGCCTTACCGTGTGATTGACACGGCTGCTGGCGACCTTGGCGGTTCCGCTGCCCGCAAGTTCGACTGTGAGGCGTGGGTTCCCACCCAGGGCGACTACCGTGAGCTGACCTCCACTTCCAACTGCACCACCTACCAGGCTCGCCGTCTGAACATTCGTGAGCGTCTGGTAACTGACGACGGCGGCAAGGGTGGCACCCGCGCTGTTGCCACGCTCAACGGCACACTGGCAACCACCCGTTGGATTGTGGCCATTTTGGAACACCACCAGAACGCTGACGGTTCCGTCAACGTCCCGGTAGCGTTGCGCAAGTACCTCGGCGGCATGGAAGTATTCCCGGTTCTGTAA